In Deltaproteobacteria bacterium, a single window of DNA contains:
- the miaB gene encoding tRNA (N6-isopentenyl adenosine(37)-C2)-methylthiotransferase MiaB, with product MRRTVYIKTFGCQMNAVDSARMLSLLSGAGYAPASSLEEADLVLLNTCSIRDKADRKIYSELGTLRRWKRGRSGRLVGVGGCLAQQAGETLRGKAPHVDLVFGTHNISRLPEMVRRAEDRLPSVMLSMDGDVGHWDVSPYLADGAVSAMVAIMQGCENFCAYCIVPVVRGPEVSRASSSILSEIRALAEKGVREIVLLGQNVNSYGKKEGEIPFFELLRRIARVEGILRVRFITSHPRDLDDRTIGLIGETETVCPHIHLPLQSGSDRILSAMGRGYTRGEYLRKIAALRTARPGMAYSSDFIVGFPGETEADFRDTLSVMEEVRYDSSFSFRFSPRPGTRAAEMTGGVDPSESAERLRILQALQDGHTRDRLADAVGRTYPVLVEGESARDPGRLCGRTPCHKMVNFTPGTGNGPIREVFVSASAAHTLSGEER from the coding sequence ATGCGGCGCACCGTCTACATCAAGACGTTCGGCTGCCAGATGAACGCGGTGGACTCCGCGAGGATGCTATCGCTCCTGTCCGGAGCCGGCTACGCTCCCGCCTCCTCGCTCGAGGAGGCCGACCTCGTTCTTCTCAACACCTGCAGCATCCGCGACAAGGCCGACCGGAAGATCTACAGCGAGCTCGGCACGCTCCGCCGCTGGAAGAGGGGCCGCTCGGGGCGGCTCGTCGGTGTCGGAGGGTGCCTGGCGCAGCAGGCCGGCGAAACGTTGCGCGGAAAGGCGCCCCACGTCGACCTCGTCTTCGGGACGCACAACATCTCCCGGCTCCCGGAGATGGTTCGGCGGGCGGAGGACCGCCTCCCGTCCGTCATGCTCTCGATGGACGGGGACGTCGGGCATTGGGACGTCTCGCCGTACCTTGCGGACGGCGCCGTTTCCGCCATGGTGGCCATCATGCAGGGGTGCGAAAACTTCTGCGCCTACTGCATCGTCCCGGTCGTCCGCGGTCCGGAAGTCAGCCGCGCCTCCTCCTCCATCCTCTCCGAGATCCGCGCGCTCGCCGAAAAAGGCGTCCGGGAGATCGTTCTTCTCGGGCAGAACGTGAACTCGTACGGAAAGAAGGAAGGGGAGATCCCTTTTTTCGAACTGTTGCGCCGGATCGCGCGGGTGGAGGGGATCCTCCGCGTCCGTTTCATCACTTCCCATCCCCGGGACCTCGACGACCGGACCATCGGGCTCATCGGGGAGACCGAAACCGTCTGCCCGCATATCCACCTTCCGCTCCAGTCGGGGTCCGACCGCATTCTTTCCGCGATGGGACGGGGATACACCCGGGGAGAGTACCTCCGGAAGATCGCCGCGCTGCGCACCGCGCGACCCGGCATGGCGTACTCCTCGGACTTCATCGTCGGATTCCCGGGGGAGACGGAAGCGGATTTCCGGGACACCTTGTCCGTCATGGAGGAGGTCCGGTACGACTCGTCGTTCTCCTTCCGCTTCTCCCCCAGACCCGGCACAAGGGCCGCCGAAATGACGGGAGGGGTGGATCCGTCCGAAAGCGCAGAGAGGCTTCGGATCCTCCAGGCCCTGCAGGACGGGCACACGCGGGACCGCCTCGCGGATGCGGTCGGACGGACGTATCCCGTCCTCGTCGAAGGAGAGAGCGCGAGGGATCCCGGGCGGCTGTGCGGCCGGACCCCGTGCCACAAGATGGTGAATTTCACCCCGGGAACCGGGAACGGTCCGATCCGCGAGGTGTTCGTTTCCGCCTCCGCGGCGCACACCCTTTCCGGAGAGGAGAGGTAG
- the meaB gene encoding methylmalonyl Co-A mutase-associated GTPase MeaB yields the protein MSVAPREILSGDVRAAARLMRDLDDELPSAIRTLKTLYRHTGRAYIVGITGAPGSGKSTLVNRMTAMLRSGGRTVGIVAIDPTSPFTGGAILGDRIRMQSHALDEGVFIKSLATRGHLGGLSRSTIDIVNVMDAMGKDVILIETVGVGQDEVEIVKVAHTNLVVVVPGLGDDIQAIKAGILEIADIFVVNKSDRDGADKTRREIETMVSMGTYADGEWRPPVVSTVAATDTGTAALMEEVERHSGYVHQDPVLSKYLREKARVELLEILKTRLIEKAVSDLDRHGLLEPLLSRMAMKRTDPYTISEKVVDHSFAFHFLNGKPSPAGRKAKKRSR from the coding sequence ATGTCCGTCGCCCCCAGAGAGATCCTCTCAGGGGACGTCCGGGCCGCCGCGCGGCTGATGCGCGACCTGGACGACGAGCTCCCTTCCGCCATCCGGACCCTCAAGACGCTGTACCGCCACACCGGGCGCGCCTACATCGTCGGCATCACCGGGGCTCCGGGCTCCGGGAAATCGACCCTGGTCAACCGGATGACCGCGATGCTGCGGAGCGGCGGCAGGACGGTCGGCATCGTCGCGATCGACCCCACCAGTCCGTTCACCGGCGGCGCCATCCTCGGCGACCGGATCCGGATGCAGTCCCACGCCCTCGACGAGGGGGTCTTCATCAAGAGCCTGGCCACCCGCGGTCACCTCGGGGGGCTGTCCCGCTCCACCATCGACATCGTGAACGTCATGGACGCCATGGGGAAGGACGTCATCCTCATCGAGACGGTGGGAGTGGGGCAGGACGAGGTCGAAATCGTCAAGGTCGCCCACACGAACCTGGTGGTCGTGGTGCCGGGACTGGGCGACGACATCCAGGCGATCAAGGCCGGCATACTGGAGATCGCCGACATCTTCGTCGTGAACAAGTCCGACCGCGACGGGGCGGACAAGACCCGCCGGGAGATCGAGACGATGGTCTCGATGGGGACGTACGCCGACGGGGAGTGGAGACCCCCGGTCGTCTCCACGGTGGCCGCCACCGACACGGGGACCGCCGCCCTGATGGAAGAGGTCGAACGGCACAGCGGGTACGTCCACCAGGACCCGGTCCTGTCGAAATACCTCCGGGAAAAGGCCCGCGTCGAGCTCCTCGAGATCCTGAAGACGCGCCTGATCGAGAAGGCGGTCTCCGATCTCGACCGCCATGGGCTTCTCGAGCCGCTCCTCTCCCGGATGGCGATGAAGCGGACCGACCCGTACACCATCTCGGAAAAGGTCGTGGACCACAGCTTCGCGTTCCACTTCCTGAACGGCAAACCGTCCCCCGCGGGAAGGAAGGCGAAGAAACGGAGCCGGTGA
- a CDS encoding acyl-CoA dehydrogenase family protein, with amino-acid sequence MTAGACPKNGEVDFSLTSEQQALRDMLRSFVAKEVRAHAHDWDVTGKFPSETVAKLGELGILGAMVPEEYGGAGMDTVSYAIAVSEIARGDGSLGLTVASHNSLCTAHILGFGSEEIKRRYLPGLTSGSTLGAWGLTEPGSGSDSVAMRTRAERAGDRWIINGNKMFITQGSVGGVYVILAVTDKEKGKDGITAFVVPAGTKGLSVGRKLDKLGMRSSDTAELVFEDMEVGDDAIVGTVNSGFRDTMRNLAGGRISIAALATGIGMGAMQEALSYARERTQFGQPIAEFQAIQWMLADMATELEAAELLTFRAAYLKDRGLPYAQEAAMAKLFASEAAMRGTIKAVQIFGGYGYTQEYPAERFMRDAKLCEIGEGTSEVQRIIIARKLIRGY; translated from the coding sequence ATGACGGCTGGCGCGTGCCCGAAAAACGGGGAAGTCGACTTTTCGCTCACGTCCGAGCAGCAGGCGCTGCGGGACATGCTGCGCTCGTTCGTCGCGAAGGAGGTGCGCGCGCACGCGCACGACTGGGACGTCACCGGGAAATTCCCGTCGGAGACGGTCGCGAAGCTCGGAGAGCTCGGGATCCTGGGGGCGATGGTCCCGGAGGAGTACGGCGGCGCCGGGATGGACACGGTGAGCTACGCGATCGCCGTCTCCGAGATCGCCCGGGGGGACGGCTCCCTGGGGCTCACCGTAGCCTCCCACAACTCCCTTTGCACCGCCCACATCCTCGGGTTCGGTTCCGAGGAGATCAAGCGGAGATACCTCCCCGGCCTCACATCCGGTTCGACGCTCGGAGCCTGGGGGCTCACCGAGCCCGGGTCCGGCTCGGATTCCGTCGCGATGCGCACGAGGGCCGAACGGGCGGGCGACCGATGGATCATCAACGGGAACAAGATGTTCATCACGCAGGGGAGCGTCGGCGGGGTGTACGTGATCCTGGCCGTGACGGACAAGGAGAAGGGGAAGGACGGGATCACGGCCTTCGTGGTCCCCGCGGGGACGAAGGGACTCTCGGTCGGCCGGAAGCTCGACAAGCTGGGTATGCGCTCCTCCGACACGGCGGAGCTGGTGTTCGAGGACATGGAGGTCGGGGACGACGCGATCGTGGGAACGGTGAACTCCGGCTTCCGGGACACGATGCGGAACCTCGCCGGGGGAAGGATCTCGATCGCGGCCCTCGCCACGGGGATCGGCATGGGGGCGATGCAGGAGGCGCTGTCGTACGCCCGCGAGAGGACCCAGTTCGGCCAGCCCATCGCGGAGTTCCAGGCGATCCAGTGGATGCTCGCCGACATGGCGACCGAACTCGAGGCCGCGGAGCTCCTGACGTTCCGCGCCGCGTACCTGAAGGACCGGGGGCTCCCGTACGCGCAGGAAGCGGCGATGGCGAAGCTGTTCGCCTCCGAGGCGGCGATGCGGGGGACCATCAAGGCGGTGCAGATCTTCGGCGGGTACGGGTACACGCAGGAGTACCCGGCGGAGCGGTTCATGCGCGACGCCAAGCTCTGCGAGATCGGCGAGGGGACCTCCGAGGTGCAGAGGATCATCATCGCCCGCAAGCTGATCCGGGGGTACTAA
- a CDS encoding cobalamin B12-binding domain-containing protein, translating into MATAKGKSAKAAPPQGKSSRKVRILVGKPGLDGHDRGAKIIARALRDAGIEVIYTGLHQTPEMIVNAAAQEDVDGIGLSILSGAHNYLFPKVMELLKEKKMGNVVVFGGGIIPDGDIPKLMKKGVDRVFTPGTTIQEIVEYVNGRIQPRR; encoded by the coding sequence ATGGCGACGGCAAAGGGAAAGTCGGCGAAGGCGGCCCCCCCGCAGGGGAAAAGTTCCCGTAAGGTCCGCATCCTGGTCGGGAAGCCGGGGCTCGACGGCCACGACCGGGGCGCCAAGATCATCGCGCGGGCGCTGCGGGACGCCGGCATCGAGGTCATCTACACCGGGCTGCACCAGACGCCGGAGATGATCGTGAACGCGGCGGCCCAGGAAGACGTCGACGGGATCGGCCTCTCCATCCTCTCCGGTGCGCACAACTACCTCTTCCCGAAGGTGATGGAGCTCCTGAAGGAGAAGAAGATGGGGAACGTGGTCGTCTTCGGAGGCGGGATCATCCCCGACGGGGACATCCCCAAGCTGATGAAGAAGGGAGTGGACCGGGTGTTCACGCCGGGGACCACGATCCAGGAGATCGTCGAATACGTGAACGGCCGGATCCAGCCGCGCCGTTAG
- a CDS encoding methylmalonyl-CoA mutase family protein, which yields MYDRKRLADTASNRKKWQDECLAPAIRRSPERLGRFSTVSDEEIGVLYTPDALSNLDYEEDLGFPGRFPYTRGVQPSMYRGRLWTMRQFAGYGSAENTNERFKFLLSQGQTGLSTAFHFPTLMGYDSDSPRARGEVGMCGVAVDSLKDMEILFDGIPLDKVTTSMTINGPAAMVFAMYLAVAEKQGVPFAKLGGTIQNDILKEYIAQHSWIFPPEPSMRIITDILAYCADNVPKWNTISISGYHIREAGSTAVQELAFTIADGIAYVQAGIEAGIPVDKFAPRLSYFFNAHMDFFEEIAKYRAARRMWARILRDRFHAKDENSWKLRFHTQTAGCTLTAQQPMNNVVRVALQALSGVLGGTQSLHTNSMDETLALPTEQSVMVALRTQQIIAEESGAANTIDPLGGSFFVERLTDEMEAKAMEYIRRIDDMGGMVAAVKRGYPQREIADAAFHHQRLVDSGEKRIVGVNAYKIDEEPPIPLLKIDPDVERRQVARTRDVRRKRNRKRVESRLSALSEASLDPKVNLMPLLVDAAREYVTLGEMCDTLRETMGVYTDPAMF from the coding sequence ATGTACGACAGGAAGAGACTCGCGGATACCGCCTCGAACCGGAAGAAATGGCAGGACGAATGCCTGGCCCCGGCGATCCGCAGGTCCCCGGAACGGCTCGGGCGCTTTTCCACGGTGTCCGACGAGGAGATCGGCGTCCTCTACACCCCCGACGCGCTCTCCAACCTCGATTACGAGGAGGATCTGGGATTCCCGGGCCGCTTCCCGTACACCCGCGGCGTCCAGCCGTCGATGTACCGGGGACGGCTCTGGACCATGCGCCAGTTCGCGGGATACGGTTCCGCGGAGAACACCAACGAGCGGTTCAAATTCCTGCTCTCGCAGGGGCAGACCGGCCTCTCCACCGCGTTCCACTTCCCGACGCTCATGGGGTACGACTCCGACTCTCCCCGGGCGCGGGGGGAGGTGGGGATGTGCGGCGTGGCGGTGGATTCGCTGAAGGACATGGAGATCCTGTTCGACGGGATACCGCTCGACAAGGTCACGACCTCCATGACCATCAACGGCCCCGCCGCGATGGTCTTCGCGATGTACCTGGCGGTCGCCGAGAAGCAGGGAGTCCCGTTCGCGAAGCTCGGCGGAACGATCCAGAACGACATCCTGAAGGAGTACATCGCGCAGCACTCCTGGATCTTCCCCCCCGAGCCGTCCATGCGGATCATCACGGACATCCTCGCCTACTGCGCGGACAACGTGCCCAAGTGGAACACGATCAGCATCAGCGGCTACCACATCCGGGAAGCGGGATCCACCGCGGTCCAGGAGCTCGCGTTCACCATCGCCGACGGGATCGCGTACGTCCAGGCGGGAATCGAGGCCGGAATCCCGGTGGACAAGTTCGCCCCGCGGCTTTCCTACTTCTTCAACGCGCACATGGACTTCTTCGAGGAGATCGCCAAGTACCGCGCGGCGCGGCGGATGTGGGCGCGCATCCTGCGGGACCGGTTCCACGCGAAGGACGAGAACTCCTGGAAGCTGCGGTTCCACACGCAGACGGCCGGCTGCACGCTCACCGCCCAGCAGCCGATGAACAACGTCGTGCGGGTCGCCCTCCAGGCGCTGTCCGGCGTCCTCGGAGGAACCCAGTCGCTGCACACCAACTCGATGGACGAGACACTGGCCCTCCCCACGGAGCAGTCGGTGATGGTCGCCCTGCGGACCCAGCAGATCATCGCCGAGGAGTCCGGCGCGGCGAACACCATCGACCCGCTGGGCGGCTCGTTCTTCGTCGAGCGGCTGACCGACGAGATGGAGGCGAAGGCGATGGAGTACATCCGCCGGATCGACGACATGGGCGGCATGGTGGCGGCGGTCAAGCGGGGATACCCGCAGCGGGAGATCGCGGACGCCGCGTTCCACCACCAACGGCTGGTCGACTCGGGCGAGAAGCGGATCGTCGGGGTCAACGCGTACAAGATCGACGAGGAGCCTCCGATCCCCCTGCTCAAGATCGATCCGGACGTCGAGAGGCGGCAGGTGGCGAGGACACGGGACGTCCGCCGGAAACGGAACCGGAAGCGGGTCGAGTCGCGGCTCTCGGCGCTTTCGGAAGCCTCCCTCGACCCGAAGGTGAACCTGATGCCGCTCCTGGTCGACGCCGCGAGGGAGTACGTGACGCTGGGCGAGATGTGCGATACCCTCCGTGAGACGATGGGGGTCTACACCGACCCCGCGATGTTCTAG
- the cobO gene encoding cob(I)yrinic acid a,c-diamide adenosyltransferase — MRPGDIGKGYVQVYTGNGKGKTTASLGLAVRAAGHGLKVAILQFMKGWIDYGELEGVRRLAPQVEIVQAGRDTFVNRRNPDPEDVRLAKQGWEKAKRIIEGRQADILVLDEINCAMDFGLIPVGEVLEALRRKPDGMELILTGRGAPPEILEAADLVTEMREIKHYYKAGVDARVGIER; from the coding sequence ATGCGTCCCGGGGACATCGGCAAGGGGTACGTGCAGGTCTACACCGGAAACGGGAAGGGGAAGACGACCGCCTCCCTCGGGCTCGCGGTCCGCGCCGCCGGCCACGGCCTGAAGGTCGCGATCCTGCAGTTCATGAAGGGTTGGATCGACTACGGGGAGCTCGAGGGGGTCCGGAGGCTCGCCCCCCAGGTCGAGATCGTCCAGGCCGGCCGGGACACCTTCGTGAACCGGAGGAACCCGGACCCGGAGGACGTCCGCCTCGCGAAGCAGGGGTGGGAGAAGGCGAAACGGATCATCGAGGGGCGGCAGGCGGACATCCTGGTCCTCGACGAGATCAACTGCGCCATGGATTTCGGCCTGATCCCCGTCGGGGAGGTGCTGGAAGCGCTGCGGCGGAAACCGGACGGGATGGAGCTGATTCTCACCGGCAGGGGAGCCCCCCCCGAGATCCTGGAGGCGGCCGACCTCGTGACGGAGATGCGCGAGATCAAGCATTACTACAAGGCGGGAGTCGACGCGCGCGTCGGCATAGAGAGGTAG
- a CDS encoding acyl-CoA dehydrogenase family protein, which translates to MDFLLSEEQLQVEDMVRNLARKEFAPKAAAVDEESRYPAENMTRLAELGLLGMLYSAEYGGSDAGPVAYSVALREVAGGCASTGVGMAVTNMVGEAIFRFGSEEQRRAYLPLLSGGKGAGAFALTEPGAGSDAGGLTTFAREDGDAFVIDGSKVFITNGGNACVSIVMAVTQKSPRRISAFLVPPGTPGYSVGKREHKMGLKGSDTVSLSFDGCRVPKSSMLGKPGEGLKIALAALDGGRIGIASQAIGIARAAVAAAAEYAKDRRQFGQPISDFQAIQWMLADAVTELDAAQLLAYRAAFLKDKGVPYAKEASMAKVFATEAGNRACHKAVQVLGGYGYIREYPVERHLRDIKVTTIYEGTSEVQRLVISRSILR; encoded by the coding sequence ATGGATTTCCTCCTTTCCGAAGAGCAGCTCCAGGTCGAGGACATGGTCCGGAACCTGGCGCGGAAGGAGTTCGCCCCGAAGGCCGCGGCGGTCGACGAGGAGAGCCGCTACCCGGCGGAGAACATGACCCGCCTCGCGGAGCTGGGGCTCCTGGGGATGCTGTACTCCGCCGAATACGGCGGCTCCGACGCGGGACCGGTCGCCTACAGCGTCGCCTTGCGGGAGGTCGCGGGCGGCTGCGCATCCACCGGCGTCGGGATGGCGGTCACCAACATGGTGGGAGAGGCGATCTTCCGGTTCGGGTCCGAGGAGCAGCGACGCGCGTACCTCCCGCTCCTGTCCGGCGGAAAGGGGGCCGGCGCGTTCGCCCTCACCGAGCCCGGTGCCGGATCCGACGCGGGGGGGCTTACGACCTTCGCCCGGGAGGACGGCGACGCGTTCGTCATCGACGGGTCGAAGGTTTTCATCACCAACGGAGGGAACGCCTGCGTCTCGATCGTCATGGCGGTCACGCAGAAATCGCCCCGGAGGATTTCCGCGTTCCTCGTTCCTCCGGGGACCCCGGGATATTCGGTCGGGAAGCGCGAGCACAAGATGGGGCTGAAAGGTTCCGACACCGTCTCCCTCTCCTTCGACGGCTGCCGGGTGCCGAAATCGTCCATGCTCGGAAAGCCGGGCGAAGGGCTGAAGATCGCGCTCGCGGCGCTGGACGGCGGGCGGATCGGGATCGCTTCCCAGGCGATCGGGATCGCCCGCGCGGCGGTTGCGGCGGCGGCGGAGTACGCGAAGGACCGGAGGCAGTTCGGCCAGCCGATTTCCGATTTCCAGGCGATCCAGTGGATGCTGGCGGACGCCGTCACCGAGCTGGACGCAGCCCAGCTTCTGGCCTACCGGGCCGCCTTCCTGAAGGACAAAGGGGTTCCGTACGCGAAGGAAGCCTCGATGGCGAAGGTCTTCGCCACGGAGGCGGGAAACCGCGCGTGCCACAAGGCGGTCCAGGTCCTCGGCGGGTACGGGTACATCCGGGAATACCCGGTGGAGCGTCACCTGCGCGACATCAAGGTGACCACGATCTACGAGGGGACGTCCGAGGTCCAGCGCCTGGTGATCTCGCGTTCGATCCTGCGGTAG
- a CDS encoding acyl-CoA dehydrogenase: MNTLDGGRIGIAAQALGIARASYADALAYSKDRRQFGQATSDFQAIQWMLADMATEIDAARLLTWRAAWMKDRKMRHSKESSMAKLYASETAMRAAVKGVQIHGGYGYIKEYPAERHFRDAKITEIYEGTSEIQRLVIASALLKG; encoded by the coding sequence CCATGAACACCCTGGACGGCGGCCGCATCGGGATCGCCGCGCAGGCGCTCGGGATCGCCCGCGCGTCGTACGCGGACGCCCTGGCGTATTCGAAGGACCGCAGGCAGTTCGGCCAGGCGACCAGCGACTTCCAGGCGATCCAGTGGATGCTGGCCGACATGGCGACCGAGATCGACGCGGCCAGGCTCCTCACATGGCGGGCGGCGTGGATGAAGGACCGGAAGATGCGGCATTCGAAGGAGTCGTCCATGGCGAAGCTGTACGCGTCCGAAACGGCGATGCGCGCGGCGGTCAAGGGGGTCCAGATCCACGGCGGGTACGGGTACATCAAGGAGTACCCGGCCGAGCGGCACTTCCGCGACGCCAAGATCACGGAAATCTACGAGGGGACATCGGAGATCCAGCGGCTGGTCATCGCTTCCGCGCTCCTCAAAGGGTAG